The DNA region GCTTGGGTGGGCACTTGGGCAAGCAGGAGCTGCCAGGCGCCAGGCAGGCAAGCAGACCGCAGGCGGCGGCCAGCGCGTTGCGGTGAACTGCGCAAGCGACGGGCACAGACCGAACGGTAGCCGCAAATCTACGATATCCGCGGCACCAAACGGTAGCAGGAAATCTACAAAATCCGCGGCACAGAACATTTTGTGATATGCGTGGTGGTAACGGATCATGGTTCTAATGTTTATTTCACAATccaacttgatctttataattTTAAATTGAACAAAATTAGTGCCCAATCCTTAAATTATCTAGACTAAAATTTAAACCCCTTTACTATCCCTATCTACAACACAACACTACAACAGCTTATTTGCCTCCATCCTACCACAATCTAGATTATACCGTGTAGCACAAATAAGCTAGCACACTAAGGACTATCGATCCGTTGACTGAGGTCAGAAGAGATCTCATGAGTTTTTTCAAGTATTGTTATATCACTACTTGAAATCAATAAATttccctttttaaaaaaaatctaggACATATAAGCTGGATTATATAATACAGACAGCGAAACAAACAGGGGCTTGTAATAATTTATATGCACATGAAATCATTAGTGACTAGATAAAACTTCTAAACTGTCCGACGGATATAGCTGTCCAACAGAGTACAGCAGGATCAAAGATTCATGGCTCGGCTTTCCGTGTCACATCTTGTGCAGTATGTCAAATCTGGGTAAGGTAAAATTTAGTGATGGTGGCGAAATTTCCTTCTCAGCAAATGCAAACTATGACTATGAGCTCATGTCCATACTACACAACGACTCGTCAACGCTGCCGAAAGCATCGCTGTTCTTACCATCATCCCATCTTAGCACCTCCCTGATGAACCTGAATGCATTGTCCACCGTTTTCCGCTCTAGGGCTTTGGTCTGGAACACGAAGAGCTTTCGGTTGGTGATGGTGGAGTACAGGTCCTTGAACTTCAATGCAATGTAGTAGTAGGCGTGGCTGGCAAGTGACTGGTGCGTGTGGTGTGGCTTCACAGGGCTGAAGTCGGCGAACCAGTCGCATACTGTTAGGGGCACACGGTTGATTTTTGCCTCGAATGTGTCATACTTGTTCAGGAGAAGCACGCAGGTGGTGTCCTGAAAGGAAGGGTGCGTGATCACGTCCTCAAACATGTCTCTGCTGGTGATCATCTTGTTGCAAGGCTCTCCTGAGCTCTTCACCCACATCTGATCGTAGTCTGCCAGCGAGATGCAAAAGATGATGGCCCGCACCTCTAGCATTTCCAAACACCTCAAGCCTCCATTAAGTCCTTTAGAATTGATACGCATTAACTGATACCTGCCAAAGTAAAGAAAGGACATGTACTGTGAGCATTAAAGAAAAAGTTGAAGATGCTAGCATGAAAAATGTGGAGCACTAGGTTCAACAAAACAACAATCAGAAAGGCCAAAACACACAGCATCTTTGAATTCTCATTGAGCTTACTTCGTTTGCATGGATGGATCATCAGGCTTGTCCACATAAGATTCAGTAAATGTATATCGATCGTCAAGTGAGAATTCAAGCAAAGATAGACCATTCCATTGGTTGATACCTTCTGCGTACAAAATATCTGTCTCTATTGGTTCATATTCGTTGCTTGATACTTCAACCACCTGCAAACATGTTAAATTTCCAGTCAGCGCGATTGGAAAAAATTATCACTCGAGTACTTATGCAGCTCATATTTGTTCATGTCCAACCTGGAGGGATTAATAAGTTCATTACAATTGGAAAAGCGAAGTACAAATAAAATTTCACATAAAAAAGCGTTCAAATAAAAGATTAAAAAAATGAGAAAGTGTATCACTATCCTACTATGACCTCTGATGTTGTAATTGCCAGTCTTACCCTATCCAGAAAATAGCTGGCAACATCTGGAAGAAAATAGAACTCATTATTCCTTTTATGTGTTGCTTGAATAGCAGCATCTTTCCAAACCTCTTGAACAATTGGTGCATATTCTCGAGTTGCAGCAGGAAAGAAGGCATCCAGATCACCCAGTGCAACTATCTCCAACAGCCAGTCAGCAAACTGCATCAGTCTTTGATTCAGCGAATATAGAGATGACCTGGTCTGAGCTACCCCTGTTTCACCTGTTAATAGTCACGTTCTGTAAGTGTTTTTTCCCCATAAACATTGAAACCAATTGGTGAAGTCCACGAATAGAATAGTACAATAAATCAATGATTTGAGCATGCCTTCAGTTATCACAATATCTCAATGTTTAGAACAATAGATCTCAATGTTTAGAACAATAACATTTCATGACGGCACTGGAAGTGGAAACATAGGTCTTTTAGTAAAATTAAAATGATTAAATAAACTAATGGTGGGTCCCTTAATTCTGTATTCAACACCGAATTATTAAAAGAAAATGCAAAGCATGAATAAGTAACAAGCATGAGATGTATCCTTAACTTCAGAATGTAATTCTATAAAACACTAAGAGAATAATGTAACTAATGATGCAATACAATGGAGAATCTTACAGATTTCTTGGAGCATATAGACAAGGATTAAAATTTAGAATAACTCAATGGAAGCCATGAAAAGTGTGTGTAGCATTTCCAATTTTACCATATTCACTTTTCTGATTTGTCCTTTGAACCAGCATCATATTCGAAGATGATTTGAGATAAATGACCCCAGAATTAAATAGTTATTAGCAAAAGATGTCAATAAGTATCCAAAAAGAATATCAAGAAAAACAGAACCAAATCTAACCAGCGGCTTTATCAATTGTGCAAAGTTCTCTCTCTTCTTTCAAAGCTTCATCCTCAAAGCATTCTCGCCATTCAAGCAGTGTGCTAAGATATCTGTAAACATTAATTTGTATCATGAGCTTCAAGTCAAGTATTTCTCCTGGAGAGAACTTGCTTCCATATAGAAACTTTGCCTGCGCGAGAAAATTCACATATGCAGTCACATAAATAGAATTAGTCTGATCCTCATCAAGTCATAATAAACAATAGGAACTGCCAACATGCTAATTATATATGTAAAAAGTTAACCATTATCCAGTGAACAATTTGGAAATGAAAGTGGAGAGTGTAGTATTAATTTTTCAATTTCAGATACTGCACCCTGTTTGTTTTCCGAACAGTTTAAATATTCTAATGGGCATCTTAGTGCTCAAAACGTCTCAACTTTTTTTACTTTGCTCCTCTTTTTACATACTTTCATCACTACATGGTAACTAAACACTATTATGTAGTATTTTAAATCATGTTTTAATTATATTATAACTTTAGACTCGATAGTTTATGGTTCCCACTCTGAAATAATATGAAGGTACAGCACCCTAGAAATATAgtttggcgcatgtgtgttgtGCTAACAGAACATTTTTAATTGACTTTAGTATTTAAAAAATACTGAAGGTAATCATATTTGCAAGCTGAAATGGAACATAAATAATTTACATCCTAATTTGCGGTTTTGAACAAATTTTGACAGGAAAAATAATTTGCGCTGTTCTGTGGTATAAGAACAATAGTATATGAAAAACTGGAAGGATTTAAATACAGGCATGCTTCATTATGGACAAGTAGAAACAAAAACCTGCTTGAAAATTGTGCTTGATCCAGATCCTTCTAATCCAATCAGTAAAAGTTTCTGAACACTTTTCTGCTCCAGGTAATCTGGAACAAACCTACCTGAGTCTCCAGTAGCATCTCCTTTCAAAACATGAGAATATCCAGGAGGTATTGGCAGCGAAAAAAGGTTAGCAATAAGACGAGTCGATGCCTGGCTAACAAAAAAAAGTATAGTTACTTAGTTGATTGACATGCAGACTTTGAAGCAACTTTTTAAGGAAAATATATTACCTTTCGCCAAATGTTTCCTTTTATTATGTTCTGTCCCTCCTCCTCGTAGGATCCATCATCATATAACCAGAAATGAGTATTTCGCGGACACTGTACACTGGCCAGCTGAATGAAAAGCCAGTAAAACTCTGATCAAGATCTTGTACAGGTGATGAATGATCCCCTAAAAGGATTCAAGCTCCCATCTTAGATTGAAAATTAGGAAAAGAAGCAAGCCACTAAAGGAAATATACTATTGGGAGACAAAATTTTATAATTTTCAGTTTGTTACACAGCATCAAAGAGATGTTTCTGCATGCAGCAGTACAATAAATAATCTAACATGGAAAACCATTCTACTGATTAACATAAACTCGCATGTTGAGTCACATAGCCTTACTTCAGAGTAACCTAAACATGCAAATGCAACTCACATGTTGAGTCACATATTTATATGAGCAACATGAACTGACACTTCAGGCAAGCAAAGCCATTATACAGCTGTTACCACAAGCAGAACTGACTTCTAACGGTTAATCTTTTGAAAATAGTTTGAGTCAGCGAACACATTGGGGATGATATAAACAAAATTCCCAGTTAATTGTAGAAATGTTTGAACATTTACCCCACACAAAAGTGAGGTAAAACCCACAATTTTTTTGCATAGTCTGTCAAGTTTACATGTCGATCTGGGTTTCTGCGGCTCTTGCTCCGTTACACGTGGATCCAACTCGACAATGCCGCCAGGTTGAGCTCGCTGCTTTAGCATGTTCAAACTGTCACCGCACCGCTTTGCATTGGGGCCGGTGGTCAATGCCGTCCTGTGCAGCCAAGCTGATCTCGCGGTCACCATCGAGGTCAAGCTCGCTGGCTCGCCCTGGGTGCCCAGAGTCCCGACATCGCTGGGTACTGCAGTCTGAGAGACCCTGAACCTCCTTCATTCTCTTCTCCCTGGCCACCTGTAGGTAGTAGCAGCATGCAACATCGAAAACACCGAGGGGGGGAAGATGAAAAAGCTCGTGCTTTTGAATAGTACCAGAGGGGGGGCGTTAGGAAGATTGGATAACCAGATGGATTTTGGACTTTCCAGTGATTGCATTGGATTTCGATTGTCTTTTCTTAGTATAAATCGGATTGGATGGATTTGGGTTTTCCTCAAAATTGGATCTCATTTGGATTACTTTATTTGGATCTGGATTTAGATCCATTACCACGTTAAGGACTTGTATTCCGTGTTAAGTAATGTAAACTTCTCAATACATTGCATAACTATAAGCAGGTTAATGCTGCACTGCTTATGAGTATTACAGAGCAGACACTTCAGGAGGTAATACACAACAATGTAATGGTGAAATTGTTATAAGTTTCAACACTACGAAGCTGTTACTACTAGGTCAAATGCTCAAAGGGCATTGGAGATAATATCAATAGAAATCTTGGTCTAAGCCCACACTCAGATCTGAAACATCTATTCAGCATAACCATTTGCATGAGCAGGACCATGGTAACCAATTGTTTCACCCAATAGTCAAAACTTACTTCCAAGTATCCAGAATGCTCTATAGCTCTACTGATCTAAAGATATTATCTGAAGTGAACAGAACAAGTTGCAACATTCAATAAATCGCCAAAATTACCATGTGGGATAATGAATAGAATATATATACTGCCATATAAATGTTTTACCTTAAGCATCCTGAGTTCAGTTTTCGTGATCTCCCGCCCATTTACAAATACTTGTGTAGTGCCATTGCTAGCATCTGCTTGCAGCTTTCCTCCCACACTTAACTTTGAACTAACAATCCTATCTGGCCTCTCACCTTCCTGACAACAGGATTGAGATATATAATGAGTTATTGCTAAATAGAATTTAATATACAGTACTCCGGGCAATATAAATGGACTTGAACCACACATAAATGATAAATCTGAGCCTGTACTATGAACAGATACAACCTAGATCTCGAGTTCATGCATTGCTCTATTGATTTTGTGTCCTCTATCAGCTCCAGAATATTGATCTATCAGAAAACAGAAATTTCAATATTGTGCCAAAATTGAAGATTTTTTATCTGTGCTTGGTGTTCATAAATATTCAGGTAGTGAGTTCTGTTATTAATGGTGCACCAATCAAGTTCTAAGGTTTACTTCTCTACTTACTCAAATGTGATACAGATGATAGTAAGAGACCCCTGTAAATGCTGGCTAGCAATCATCAAAAGCTTGTGCAGCAATCAACAGTTTTGAATAGTAATAGTAAAAGGTCCTTGTGCTATCCGTATGTAGCGGTGGTTACATTGTAGAGCATGAATTTCAATCCCAAATTCCCAATTTTGCAACAAAATGGCACTAAAGGACTAATTTGCAGCTTGAGTTTCCAGAATGTAGTACCTTGCCCCACAGACCGGAGTCCTTGTCATACCAGTACCGACCCGGCACAAGGCGGTACGGCGGCACGGCGCACCCGAGCAGAAGATCCAGTTCCCCCTGCGAGAGCCCCCGCCCGTTGACGACCACCTCATCCGGCCGCACCTGGTTGGCCGCGCACCCGCGCTCGGCGCGCATGACCTGTCTTCGCTCCTCCGGCGCCAGCACCCGCGCAAGCAGCCGGGAACCCCTCCCAAGCCGCGCCCGGCGGCGCGGGTCGACCACCGGCGCGCCGATGCAGGCGACGCACTTGCGGCCCTCCGGCATGGAGCCCATGGCGCGAAGCACGCATCCGGCGCAATAACGCGCTCCGCAGGCCAGGCACTCCTCCTGGCGCTGGTCTCCCAGGATGCCCATTGCCACCGCGATGCGTCCCCCCTTGCCGCacctcgcgcacgcgcgacgcctgccgccaccgccgccgtgggCCGGAGCCGGCGGGTGGAGctgagggagaggaggaggcgaAGGGGACTCCGGAGCTCGCGGCGGTGAGGTGGACAAGGACAAggaggtgggggtgggggcggcgTCCGGGGAGGAGGGTGGCGAGGGGGACGCGCAgcggggaggaggggcgggAGCGGTGCGGAACAGGAGGCGCGagatgcggcggcggtggccagGGAGCGGGACCGGGAGGGGACGCGGAACGGCGGCGGAAGGAGACGGCGGGCCCCTGGCGGCGGGGGCGTCAGGGAGGTCGACGGAGAATGAGTAGTCGAGGTGGTCCTCGTCAGGCAGCGGCGCGCCCGGGGGCAGCAGCCTGCGGAGCGCGCGCGCCCACGCGGTGTCCATAGGCGGCGCCGGGGTCGGAGCGGGCTCCGGAGGCGGCGGGGACGAGGGCATTGTGGAAAGAATGGGCATTTGGAAGTTGGCGAGACGGagcggagctggaggtggcgggCGCCGAGCccgcgaggcggaggcggcagtTTTGAGCGGAGTGGAGTGGGAATGGCGTGCAGGTCGAGGAAGCTCTATGCCTGCACAGTGACAGCCGGAGACGAGCGGAGGACGGCGGTGGGCTCCTGCTCTCCTTCGTCCTTTCGCGTGGGCCCACTTGCCCTAGATTTTCGTGTGGGCACGGAAGGTGGGTCCCGCCTCTGCTTTCCTTGTACCTGGGCAGGGCCCACGTGTCGGGGGCGCAATGCAACGGACCTCGCGGACCACATAACGGGTAAATTCCTGATGCTTCTACAACTGCAGTTGAAAAGCTCCCTCCAATGTTAATCACATGTTTTTTTGTAAGACTGAGAAAGAAAGAATCCAGTCTCGATGAGATAATAGCCGATCTACGGTTTTAACTAGGTTGTATGCAAAGCACACTGATTCACTGAAAAGGACATTTTGCTAACTTTCAACACAAGACAGAGACTCAAACGTGATAGTTTGTGAAACAAGACATGAACAAAAACAAGATTATAACAATAAGAATACCAAGCTTTGGAATAATAGGTGTACATACTGAAAATAGGTAAGACTCACAATTTACATCTCTGAATATCAAGCAAGTTGCTTGAACCGCTGGAGTTCTTCTAGGTTCGTTAAATATATAGATATGATAACTCTCGCCAAGGCTACACATGTAACTCACCTGAGTAACAAAGCTCCTCTAGACATCGGTATCAACCCGTTGGTGATAGTTTGCTGTTGAGTGGGCCTCAATTTCAACAAATCTAAACTCTGTCCATATCCCAGGAGGCAGCATGCAAAACAATGCTGGCAACCAAGAACGTAACCATCAGAAAATGAAGGGGTGGAAATCTGTATGGATTAGCGCGACAAAAGAAAGCATAGATATTTTCATATCTTAGGTTCTGTTTGGATCATCCCAACTAATAATTAGCTAGCTAATTATTGATAATAGTTTTTTTTAGCTAGCTAAAGATTAACTAAATAGCTATTAGCTAGGTGTGTTTGGATTCACCAACTAATTGCTAATTATTAACAGTAATAGACCATGCTACTCCATTGTTGGAAGATTTAACAAAAAGGTTGGAGGTAATACGGTCTTTTGACATTTTTAATTGGGATTAGCTGGGTTCAACAAGCTAATGAGATAATACTATTTCAATTAGTTAGAATATTATTAGCTAATTCATTTGCTAACCAGTTGACCAGTTGTAACCATTTGCTAGAGGATCCAAATAGGGCCTTAGACTAGACTTTACACACTACATTTTCTTAGGCTCCTTTTGGATATCCATATTGGTAGGTATGGCACTAAATTGGGTTCAACACCAAATCCACCACGATATTGATATAGCCACAATTCGAATTCTGTTGTTTGGATGATTTTAGTATTAGATTTTGAAATTCTAAGAAGCAGATCAATTAAATTCCTATTTTGGTTGTAAAAAATATAGAATTGAAAGAGAAGAAGGTCAGAAACGTACGGACCTCTTACGGTGAACTGTTGTGACAAATGAGAGTTAGTTTGGCAGAAGGGACAGTAATTATCTACCTTGTCGGATGGCTACTAAAACAGGTATATCCAGGCCTACTGAAGCGTTACCTCATCAAAGGTGACTAAatatgatacaaatatcagtctcAGAATGCTGATAacatatttattacatcagatcgggatagcgggcactgaagcgccactatcaagaggaacAATATAAGGACTAAAAACCAAACTAAAGTACcaacgaaatctaagataacatcagagtcttgcgccatggtaagctttcTGTgcagaccctgaaccacaggcaaggttgggtgcaggacggcgacctgctcgacgtcttcaggaacgaagttcggatcctcctctataaaaactaggcaagagtgagtacatacgtactcaacaagtccaaccacacccacaaaggggataataaagatcatttataggatatatcaaggataaggctagggttgTTTGCGATAAAgtaaggttttacacatgcaagggttcatttaataaaagagttttctcaaaacatttctgtagtaatcgaatgacaagtggggttgatcctacacaaaggatccaagttttaatgctaccagactccacatccacagtagctcacagcacaactgccgaacactttcaaaacaactcacgccacaaaaccaaccatcccaaaatgtctattgaagtgaccatgctgtaactcgtccaataccgtggacacggctatccgaatagattttacactctgcagaggttgtacactttacccacaagtaggataccgcactacgaacaccttagtgtcgctgcggattctaacaaagccattacccaccttagctgaatctaactagccaacacggaagcaactatggggttaatgacctatcaacaaagtcataaccgggacataactcacacagatcgtattccttctccatgatctcccattGCTGActagctctccttttggctagcagaacaactagtgggatttatgctaagccgttgcccacacaacagtcgagtggttgtacaataagtgggttaggcaagatgacacctcagttcattcttacattgacaagacggacatctcccaactatgctcaaccacaaaggtacaaactcactagtggcatttcacacaggaaacaccgtccatctcatcaggttatatctttcttttatttttccgaaatcccgttttatcttttaaaacactcacacctttattttcgataaagcgcgttgtggtcatgattaaaatataataaagggaataaaaggtcctaagcatctctagcagtagttaatgtCCAACAGAgtaaatcctatatagacattaacctaggtcatcaagaaatagtcatagcaattaaggggtggctatccaatcATATCttgcaataaaataatgcattttataaaacagaccaataggttgtgtttataaaactgagataaatatgcatcaaaggatgggattggacttgctgtcctcaaagccttccggaagctcctcctcgaggtacgggtcttcgggctctgGCTCGCGGTACTGCTCCTCCTCGTTCACACTGTtggctacgacacacaaacaatcacacaataaaaacaaagtacGCCGACAAGCTTAAAAAAGAGAGCGAAATAGGGAGTttcgattaaaaaaatagagaagactattatatttatcggatgtggatcctgagacttggagaaaaatatttggagatgatgTGTGGTGGAGTTTAGAATCGATTCGGAATAAAAGgtcgcatgaactgatgagttaaaggtcatttagggagtagtttaaaaaggacgaggacctatttgtaatgatatttgtaatgaaataaagagatagaaggagctctgataaaatatttgagagagggaggtggagggctgcggactgcataagaaggaaaagtggagggtgtcggtgttttaccggctgcccaccgaggggtatacccaaggtggtaagttttaggtgaggagacgccgagatcaggaactcgaaggtgcaaggaacacaagacttagacaggttcgggccgcgaggtgcgtaataccctacgtcctgtgtggtggtttgtattgccttgggtgtagaatgatctggagatcttattttgagagggtccctatcctcccttatatatccgggaggtcagggttacatgaatcctaactgatactagccaagaaatcgtaccagaacatatctcgagtagattccttctgtatcagttagctttatctcctatttaaacgagataaataaaagataaacaagacaaataagatgaataagagataagacggacttaatctcttaaacctctttaaactacgcaatgtacacagtcccatggccccgggtctgacaagcccccgagctcttcgtagctgagtacttcagacttctcgagtactttcgaagtagtcttcggcctCTTTTGAAGCtacgtcttgaagtccttcttcgagtacttacttggctgcatcgaagttatgaggtgctcatgccccgaattatactTTAGATATGATGTACGAttgaaaaatcacactccatatggagtagcccccgagccttaggttgaatcgaagaatcaggatgagggtcacattaatcttgaatcttccttacttattttttcaaaataaattcgaaaatataaatagtcgatgccacgtatcctgcagcccccgagccttgaatccaaatctcttagatttggaaataaggatccaaaagtcgtggcatgcagtgtaaaaatatcCATATGATAAAAAACTGATGTGATGGTACGAATGATGGAATTTAGATTAGACATTCGAAAAATCCCTTTTCTCGGGACAAtcaaccctgaaaaaatggttaaacgaatattttatctaaacaatccaccaaatgacctctcaactTCCAAATATTCCgtgaaatgactcttcaacttcaaaacaaTAGAACTGTTCCCAACcgttggttatttaaccccgcgataactccaagtaaaaactgtgctttcaatctgcaatcTGCCAAGAGCCGCCaaatccccaaatagagccgcgctCCGCCTTCATCCTCCCAAAGAAATCCCAATCCcccagatctccccgcccctctccccacagcccccgagcaactcatggCGAGTGGTTCCAGAGATGGcacccaagaaatcagagaaagaagggaagaagaaggaggcgcagccgccgatcggagagtggacacacagtaagtgctccctcaacgatctcaataggctagtttccgagggattgctccaag from Panicum hallii strain FIL2 chromosome 9, PHallii_v3.1, whole genome shotgun sequence includes:
- the LOC112876995 gene encoding extra-large guanine nucleotide-binding protein 3-like, with the protein product MPILSTMPSSPPPPEPAPTPAPPMDTAWARALRRLLPPGAPLPDEDHLDYSFSVDLPDAPAARGPPSPSAAVPRPLPVPLPGHRRRISRLLFRTAPAPPPRCASPSPPSSPDAAPTPTSLSLSTSPPRAPESPSPPPLPQLHPPAPAHGGGGGRRRACARCGKGGRIAVAMGILGDQRQEECLACGARYCAGCVLRAMGSMPEGRKCVACIGAPVVDPRRRARLGRGSRLLARVLAPEERRQVMRAERGCAANQVRPDEVVVNGRGLSQGELDLLLGCAVPPYRLVPGRYWYDKDSGLWGKEGERPDRIVSSKLSVGGKLQADASNGTTQVFVNGREITKTELRMLKLASVQCPRNTHFWLYDDGSYEEEGQNIIKGNIWRKASTRLIANLFSLPIPPGYSHVLKGDATGDSGRFVPDYLEQKSVQKLLLIGLEGSGSSTIFKQAKFLYGSKFSPGEILDLKLMIQINVYRYLSTLLEWRECFEDEALKEERELCTIDKAAGETGVAQTRSSLYSLNQRLMQFADWLLEIVALGDLDAFFPAATREYAPIVQEVWKDAAIQATHKRNNEFYFLPDVASYFLDRVVEVSSNEYEPIETDILYAEGINQWNGLSLLEFSLDDRYTFTESYVDKPDDPSMQTKYQLMRINSKGLNGGLRCLEMLEVRAIIFCISLADYDQMWVKSSGEPCNKMITSRDMFEDVITHPSFQDTTCVLLLNKYDTFEAKINRVPLTVCDWFADFSPVKPHHTHQSLASHAYYYIALKFKDLYSTITNRKLFVFQTKALERKTVDNAFRFIREVLRWDDGKNSDAFGSVDESLCSMDMSS